The following proteins are encoded in a genomic region of Cyclonatronum proteinivorum:
- a CDS encoding sensor histidine kinase, whose protein sequence is MNKEKDELIRIVSHDLRNPLIGVTGFAEILRDELDDDQHKEMASIILQSGEATLSIVNILLSSDYVKNETLRINRKVCDVAEITQGILTLVRPLSLLKNQRLEIDMPETLSWKVDVEKWKQIVGNLLNNAIKFTPDEGTVRMKIYAADEKTLKLEIADSGVGMDSEQLKNLFSGRKKFHRLGTNGEDTSGLGMVLIKKYTDLHGGNIEVHSKPGEGTAFTVTLPA, encoded by the coding sequence ATGAACAAGGAAAAAGACGAGCTAATCCGGATTGTGAGCCATGATTTGCGGAATCCGCTGATTGGGGTAACGGGCTTTGCGGAGATCCTGCGGGATGAGCTTGATGATGATCAGCACAAAGAAATGGCTTCCATCATTTTGCAATCCGGTGAGGCGACGCTCAGTATCGTCAATATTTTGCTTAGTTCGGATTACGTCAAAAATGAAACCCTGCGGATTAACCGGAAAGTTTGCGATGTCGCCGAAATTACGCAGGGCATTCTCACGCTTGTGCGCCCGCTTTCCCTGCTCAAAAATCAGCGGCTCGAAATCGATATGCCGGAGACGTTAAGCTGGAAGGTAGATGTCGAAAAGTGGAAGCAAATTGTCGGTAACCTGCTCAACAATGCCATTAAATTTACGCCTGACGAAGGAACTGTTCGCATGAAGATTTATGCGGCGGACGAAAAGACCCTGAAGCTGGAAATTGCGGACAGCGGAGTTGGCATGGATAGCGAACAGCTTAAAAACCTGTTTTCGGGTCGGAAGAAATTCCACCGGCTCGGCACCAACGGCGAGGATACCTCCGGACTTGGCATGGTGCTGATTAAAAAATACACCGACCTTCACGGCGGGAACATTGAAGTACACTCAAAACCGGGAGAGGGCACGGCCTTTACCGTAACCCTTCCCGCATAG
- a CDS encoding M28 family metallopeptidase, whose translation MLRFLLLSFLLLPFTFATVLKAEPEAGFEPPSDAGWAESYRDVANQLIATALEPENVDFMWQRLAWLTDYYPHRLSGSQMLEDAIDWMYKHLNEDGFDRVYKQEVMVPHWVRGNESLIFHGPWERELRMLGLGSSVGTPAEGIRAEILVVQSFEELQERADEAAGKIVVWNVPFTTYGETVQYRVRGASEASRAGAVASLLRSVTPFSMQTPHTGNIRYDDDVEPIPFAAITLEDAELMQRFQNRGEHMEVTLSMEAQMLPDALSHNIIAELRGSEKPDEIVVIGGHIDSWDVGHGVMDDAGGVIATWEAMRLMKALGLQPRRTIRFVGWTNEENGVRGGLAYRDKVLEDGSFRNHQLAFEIDFGVFAPLGFGFTGTEEAFALLEPIMALTAPTGAEVLRRGSSGTVDIGPLMREGMPGMGIDTDVTKYFWHHHADSDTLDKQNPEDIARVIAATAVMIYVVADMEQRLPWGDE comes from the coding sequence ATGCTGAGATTTTTGCTCCTGAGTTTCCTGTTACTTCCGTTCACCTTTGCTACTGTACTGAAAGCCGAACCTGAGGCGGGTTTTGAACCGCCCTCAGATGCTGGCTGGGCCGAGAGCTACCGCGACGTCGCCAATCAGCTCATTGCCACCGCACTCGAACCGGAAAATGTGGATTTCATGTGGCAGCGGCTGGCTTGGCTCACCGACTACTACCCGCACCGTCTCAGCGGCAGTCAGATGCTCGAAGATGCCATCGACTGGATGTACAAGCACCTTAATGAAGACGGCTTCGACCGGGTTTACAAGCAGGAAGTGATGGTACCGCACTGGGTACGGGGTAATGAGTCACTAATCTTCCACGGACCCTGGGAGCGGGAACTTCGCATGCTTGGTCTGGGAAGCTCGGTCGGTACGCCCGCCGAAGGAATCAGAGCCGAAATTCTTGTAGTGCAAAGCTTTGAAGAGCTACAGGAACGGGCCGATGAAGCGGCCGGTAAAATCGTGGTCTGGAACGTACCTTTCACGACCTACGGCGAAACCGTGCAGTACCGTGTGCGCGGCGCTTCGGAAGCGTCCCGTGCAGGTGCAGTCGCTTCTCTTCTGCGCTCGGTTACGCCCTTTTCCATGCAAACCCCGCACACCGGCAACATCCGTTACGACGATGATGTCGAGCCCATTCCTTTCGCGGCCATCACCCTCGAAGACGCCGAACTTATGCAGCGCTTCCAAAACCGGGGCGAACACATGGAAGTGACCCTCAGCATGGAAGCCCAAATGCTGCCCGATGCCCTCAGCCACAACATCATCGCGGAACTGCGCGGCAGCGAGAAACCCGACGAAATCGTGGTCATAGGCGGACACATCGACTCCTGGGATGTTGGTCATGGGGTGATGGACGATGCCGGGGGCGTCATCGCCACCTGGGAGGCCATGCGCCTGATGAAAGCCCTCGGCCTGCAGCCGCGCCGCACCATCCGCTTCGTGGGCTGGACCAACGAAGAAAACGGCGTCCGCGGCGGACTCGCCTACCGCGACAAAGTGCTGGAAGACGGCAGCTTCCGCAATCATCAGCTGGCTTTCGAAATTGATTTCGGCGTATTCGCCCCGCTTGGTTTCGGCTTCACCGGTACGGAAGAAGCCTTCGCCCTACTCGAGCCCATCATGGCGCTGACCGCCCCCACCGGCGCGGAAGTCCTGCGGCGCGGCAGCTCAGGCACCGTTGATATCGGTCCGCTCATGCGCGAAGGCATGCCCGGCATGGGAATCGACACGGATGTAACCAAATACTTCTGGCACCATCACGCCGATTCGGATACCCTCGATAAACAAAACCCCGAAGACATCGCCCGCGTAATTGCCGCAACCGCGGTCATGATCTACGTTGTTGCCGATATGGAGCAGCGCCTGCCCTGGGGCGACGAATAA
- a CDS encoding OmpA family protein, translating to MVRTSIIITGLMLCTVGFTPLSAQQTDVNNRQFAASDSVQLGLADIPEGLVLVRSRIEQLRLEHLARAGHIPGSEAMMVSDPASESAEHTLRFHELERLIMMLEFLESTDASGLADFLSVPLDFSFLSLQIPFEISSAVIPDETFPVLREIGAWLLRYPNLRLEIQGHTDITGPRSLNMRLSQQRAASVQRFLLGEFPGLSADRLPFTGLGPDQPVATNETEAGRAQNRRVDFLLTE from the coding sequence ATGGTTCGTACAAGTATCATCATTACTGGTCTTATGCTGTGCACGGTCGGGTTTACGCCCCTAAGTGCACAGCAAACAGATGTGAACAACCGGCAGTTTGCAGCCTCTGACTCTGTTCAGCTCGGTCTTGCGGATATCCCTGAGGGCCTCGTTCTGGTTCGCAGCCGGATCGAGCAGCTCCGGCTGGAACACCTTGCCAGGGCCGGTCACATACCGGGTTCTGAGGCAATGATGGTATCTGATCCGGCCTCTGAGAGTGCTGAACATACGCTTCGGTTTCATGAGCTTGAGCGTCTCATTATGATGCTGGAGTTTTTGGAAAGCACCGACGCTTCAGGTCTCGCGGATTTTCTGTCCGTACCACTGGATTTCAGTTTCCTCAGTTTGCAGATTCCTTTCGAAATCAGCAGCGCCGTAATTCCCGATGAAACATTTCCGGTACTTCGGGAAATTGGCGCCTGGTTGCTGAGGTATCCCAATCTGAGACTTGAAATACAGGGTCATACAGATATTACCGGGCCCCGATCGCTGAATATGCGCCTCTCTCAACAACGTGCCGCTTCTGTGCAGCGGTTTTTGCTTGGTGAATTTCCGGGACTCAGCGCCGATCGCCTGCCTTTTACCGGCTTGGGTCCCGATCAGCCTGTTGCGACAAACGAAACCGAGGCCGGTCGGGCTCAAAACCGACGCGTCGATTTTTTACTTACTGAATAA
- a CDS encoding TlpA family protein disulfide reductase has product MKLRHYLIILFMLLAAAPLFYFSNRASGPSDFPSIMMRDITDPLTRSDELTPAPDFTLTDMQGNPFTLSEQRGKVVVLNLWATWCPPCREEIPDFMALQDEMRDDVLFLGVSVDREGWEVVRPFVELMEINYPQVVDDGTVARLYGPIRGIPTTFLINREGYVEGYAPGMLHKERLRPLLQALIDA; this is encoded by the coding sequence ATGAAACTCCGACACTACCTGATCATCCTGTTTATGCTGCTTGCGGCGGCGCCTCTTTTTTATTTCTCCAACCGCGCGTCCGGCCCGTCAGACTTTCCGTCCATCATGATGCGCGACATCACCGATCCGCTTACACGCAGCGACGAACTCACTCCCGCGCCGGATTTCACCCTTACAGACATGCAAGGCAACCCCTTCACCCTGAGTGAGCAGCGCGGCAAAGTGGTCGTGCTCAACCTCTGGGCGACCTGGTGCCCGCCCTGCCGGGAAGAAATCCCCGATTTCATGGCGCTTCAGGATGAAATGCGGGATGACGTCCTTTTCCTGGGGGTCTCAGTGGATCGCGAAGGCTGGGAGGTTGTTCGGCCTTTTGTGGAGCTGATGGAAATCAACTACCCGCAGGTGGTGGATGACGGCACCGTAGCCCGGCTGTACGGTCCGATACGCGGCATCCCCACAACTTTTCTGATTAACCGCGAGGGCTACGTGGAAGGCTATGCGCCCGGCATGCTGCATAAAGAAAGACTGCGCCCGCTGCTTCAGGCACTGATTGATGCGTGA
- a CDS encoding PP2C family protein-serine/threonine phosphatase has protein sequence MPLKPSKTELSWIAAGFLFLLLAFFAYYAVNPFSGKKLTADTAQIHEQSAMLLEHWGAGSVEPTSDPKFLPVALFIDGYVGLNGKRSLQNRVKHQRSEYPFFVWEAEHTIMAADESDATAADSLMSRVALHWTDRGELVALHLQRGRPDFLLHAYPPLAAGAPDSLVANRARSFLTETHWSKWDLDLQEISRETTEGTLSHYRLRFDAAYDSLPVRLTVELSRTGALQQIRYAAAQNAENLLSQKIANVLLKGVIPFLIVILIIGQFFKRQSSRMIDLRIARYDSILLGVLIGAFVSIGVYYGYDADEGELALRILASGGVFLLTALFFTSFGMLLFSTADSLVQEAWPVKKYSLTYLRYGLLRNPQVGQALGRGLTAGAAMCLLYMLLLLFADASYVAFEPEKDQMLTGFGYLYLLYIPGEALVYAVFISTFFLLIPGSWLKLRKVNFAAKALMLTFAFSALSLAPEHPNFAFMQLHALMIAAIPVMLFLRYDNLSVMTALFVFTIANFGITSFFAPHLPDVLPILTSFILIAGIGVLALVGSTAKADESGGLPDLEPEYLKRLAREKRIEKEFELAREVHDSFLTSVKPDIQGFDIAASCKTAYEVGGDYFDFISLDEHRTLVIIADVSGKGVKAAFFMTLLKGYLQAVSEQHRDVGEIMKIVNRLFHANSPRGTFITALAGVLDVRTGTFEFARAGHDPLLLLDARTGQAEVHQPKGFALGMAKPHKFNDYLEIRRVNIGEGQAVVLFTDGYVESHNLKREQLGEKRLTELIGRAFREEPGTSGRLLEVVHGEVTRFVGNAHQHDDMTMVVLRKC, from the coding sequence TTGCCACTTAAGCCGTCAAAAACTGAACTCAGCTGGATAGCAGCCGGATTTCTTTTCCTGCTCCTTGCTTTCTTTGCGTACTACGCAGTAAATCCTTTTTCCGGAAAAAAACTCACTGCGGACACGGCTCAGATACACGAGCAGTCCGCCATGCTGCTTGAGCACTGGGGTGCGGGCTCGGTTGAACCTACAAGCGATCCCAAGTTTTTACCGGTTGCCCTTTTCATTGATGGTTACGTGGGCCTGAACGGCAAGCGGTCACTGCAAAACCGGGTTAAGCATCAGCGCTCTGAGTATCCGTTTTTTGTATGGGAAGCAGAGCACACTATCATGGCAGCCGATGAGTCTGATGCGACAGCAGCCGACAGCCTGATGTCCCGGGTTGCCCTTCATTGGACCGACAGAGGCGAACTGGTTGCCCTTCATTTGCAGCGGGGCCGACCCGATTTCCTCCTGCACGCGTACCCGCCTCTGGCAGCCGGAGCGCCTGACTCTCTTGTTGCAAATCGGGCGCGGTCTTTTCTTACAGAAACCCACTGGAGCAAGTGGGATCTCGACCTCCAGGAAATCAGCCGGGAAACTACAGAGGGGACACTGAGCCATTATCGTCTACGCTTTGATGCAGCATACGACAGCCTCCCGGTCCGGCTAACGGTTGAACTTAGCCGCACTGGTGCGCTTCAGCAGATTCGCTATGCCGCCGCTCAGAACGCTGAAAACCTGTTGTCGCAGAAAATTGCAAATGTGCTCCTGAAAGGGGTGATTCCGTTTTTGATTGTTATTCTGATTATTGGTCAGTTTTTTAAGCGACAGTCCAGCCGCATGATTGACCTGCGCATTGCCCGCTATGACAGTATTCTTCTGGGCGTGCTTATCGGAGCCTTTGTAAGCATTGGGGTGTATTACGGGTATGATGCAGACGAAGGGGAGCTGGCATTACGCATACTGGCTTCAGGCGGGGTTTTTCTGCTGACAGCACTTTTTTTCACCAGTTTTGGGATGTTACTGTTCTCAACCGCTGACTCTCTGGTACAGGAAGCATGGCCGGTAAAGAAATATTCCCTCACTTATTTACGGTACGGCTTACTTCGTAACCCACAGGTCGGACAGGCCCTGGGGCGCGGACTTACAGCCGGCGCAGCCATGTGCCTGCTGTACATGCTTCTATTACTGTTTGCTGACGCCAGTTATGTAGCCTTCGAACCAGAAAAGGATCAGATGCTGACCGGGTTCGGCTACCTGTACCTGCTTTATATTCCGGGCGAAGCCCTGGTCTATGCGGTGTTTATAAGCACCTTTTTTTTGCTGATACCCGGCTCCTGGCTCAAACTGAGAAAGGTGAACTTTGCAGCCAAGGCCCTGATGCTGACCTTTGCATTTTCGGCACTTTCGCTTGCACCGGAGCACCCGAACTTTGCATTCATGCAGCTTCATGCGCTTATGATTGCCGCCATTCCGGTGATGCTCTTCCTGCGCTACGACAACCTCAGCGTGATGACTGCTCTGTTTGTGTTCACCATTGCCAATTTTGGCATAACCAGCTTCTTTGCACCACACCTTCCGGATGTGCTGCCGATTCTGACCTCTTTCATTCTGATTGCCGGCATTGGTGTGCTGGCACTGGTCGGAAGCACCGCCAAAGCTGATGAGTCAGGCGGACTGCCCGATCTCGAGCCTGAATATCTGAAGCGGCTGGCGCGGGAAAAGCGCATCGAAAAGGAATTCGAGCTGGCGCGGGAGGTGCACGACTCTTTCCTGACTTCCGTAAAGCCCGACATTCAGGGCTTTGATATTGCAGCAAGCTGCAAAACGGCCTACGAGGTCGGCGGCGATTACTTCGACTTTATTTCGTTGGATGAGCACCGAACCCTCGTTATTATAGCCGACGTGAGCGGGAAGGGCGTAAAAGCGGCCTTTTTTATGACGCTGCTCAAAGGCTACCTGCAGGCCGTTTCGGAACAGCACCGGGATGTCGGTGAAATCATGAAGATCGTGAACCGCTTGTTCCACGCCAATTCACCGCGCGGCACCTTTATTACAGCGCTGGCCGGCGTGCTCGATGTTCGAACCGGAACCTTCGAGTTTGCCCGGGCCGGTCACGATCCGCTGCTGTTGCTTGATGCCCGAACGGGGCAGGCGGAGGTACATCAGCCGAAAGGATTTGCGCTTGGCATGGCTAAACCGCACAAGTTTAATGACTATCTGGAAATCCGGCGTGTGAACATTGGCGAGGGTCAGGCCGTCGTGCTGTTCACGGACGGCTACGTGGAAAGCCACAACCTGAAACGCGAACAGCTGGGCGAAAAGCGGCTGACGGAGCTGATTGGCCGCGCATTCCGCGAAGAGCCGGGCACCTCCGGCAGACTGCTGGAAGTTGTTCACGGGGAGGTGACCCGCTTTGTGGGCAATGCGCATCAGCATGACGACATGACGATGGTGGTGCTCCGTAAATGCTGA
- a CDS encoding DUF4112 domain-containing protein → MAKPDGNTSPEKNKPRLNSTKSKAELREILERLDTFSYYTDSNIRVPFTKFRFGLSPLLGLLPGIGDFAGLILSLYVLLEARRAGASGKVKRRMIRNMLIEFVFGLLPVVGDAFDAAFKANTRNTNLLRRYLLEQLDEAPKERFPWMAFFVFIGIFALLSWLFWRLLG, encoded by the coding sequence ATGGCGAAACCTGACGGAAACACATCCCCCGAAAAAAACAAGCCACGTTTGAACAGCACCAAATCTAAGGCCGAGCTGCGGGAGATTCTGGAGCGGCTCGATACCTTCAGCTACTACACCGACAGCAACATCCGGGTGCCGTTCACGAAGTTCCGGTTCGGGCTGAGTCCGCTGCTGGGACTGCTGCCGGGTATCGGGGATTTCGCAGGACTGATTTTGTCGCTGTACGTGCTGCTCGAAGCCCGGCGGGCCGGGGCAAGCGGAAAGGTGAAGCGGCGGATGATCCGCAACATGCTGATTGAGTTTGTGTTTGGGCTGCTGCCTGTTGTGGGCGATGCCTTCGATGCGGCCTTCAAGGCGAACACCCGCAACACAAACCTGCTGCGGCGCTACCTGCTCGAACAGCTTGATGAGGCCCCGAAAGAGCGGTTCCCGTGGATGGCTTTTTTCGTGTTTATCGGCATTTTCGCCCTGCTCAGCTGGCTGTTTTGGAGGCTTTTGGGGTAG
- a CDS encoding nucleotidyltransferase family protein, whose product MMKTTEEIVHILAQHRPRLQAKYPIKTLAVFGSYARGTAGPESDVDILVEFSGRVGMAFISLGDELEELLGQRVGLVSRNGLKARHFERINGELIFC is encoded by the coding sequence ATGATGAAAACCACTGAAGAAATAGTGCACATTTTAGCACAGCACAGACCGCGTCTGCAAGCAAAGTATCCGATAAAGACGCTAGCTGTTTTTGGATCTTATGCCCGTGGTACCGCGGGACCGGAGAGTGATGTTGATATTCTGGTCGAGTTCAGCGGGCGGGTAGGTATGGCGTTTATTTCGCTGGGAGATGAACTGGAAGAGTTGTTAGGGCAGCGGGTGGGCCTGGTATCCCGGAACGGGCTAAAAGCCCGGCATTTTGAGCGGATTAATGGGGAGTTGATTTTTTGCTGA
- a CDS encoding MATE family efflux transporter translates to MNRQILRLAIPNIISNLSVPLLSSVDTALVGRLDGVYYLGALAIGGMIFNFLYWGFGFLRMGTTGLTATAYGGKNDAEVGVVLSRAVLTAILGSALLLVSQYLLFSGAMLIVSTSDEVREMAALYFYIRIWDAPAVLALFAIQGWFLGMQNARFPMYITIFINLLNIGLNIFFIYGLGMTVDGVAYGTVIAQYLGLIFALWLFFRYYGRGYIHLGRKALLAIEGLKRFFSVSRDIFIRTMSLIFTYSFFTIQSAALGDEYLAINTILMQLWYIMAYGVDGFAYAAESITGKYTGRGDRAGLLQAVKLLIAWGLGLGVAFSGIYFLLDEHLIRLFTDNPELIALGLTFFAWTIAAPLINSFCFMLDGIFIGATVTGPMRDSMLISTFLVFIPAYYLTVDLLGNHALWLAMTAYMLARGATLLWFLPRKVLAQVG, encoded by the coding sequence TTGAACCGGCAAATCCTTCGGCTCGCAATCCCCAACATCATCAGCAACCTCTCGGTGCCGCTGCTCAGCTCGGTTGATACCGCGCTGGTCGGGCGGCTCGACGGTGTGTACTATCTCGGTGCGCTCGCCATCGGCGGCATGATTTTCAACTTCCTGTACTGGGGCTTCGGCTTCCTGCGCATGGGCACGACCGGCCTCACCGCAACGGCCTACGGCGGCAAAAACGACGCGGAAGTCGGCGTGGTCCTCAGCCGCGCAGTGCTCACGGCTATACTCGGCAGCGCGCTGCTGCTCGTATCGCAGTACCTGCTCTTTTCCGGGGCCATGCTTATTGTGAGCACCTCCGATGAAGTCCGCGAAATGGCCGCCCTCTATTTCTACATCCGCATTTGGGACGCCCCCGCCGTGCTCGCACTTTTCGCCATTCAGGGCTGGTTCCTGGGCATGCAGAATGCCCGCTTCCCGATGTACATCACCATCTTCATCAACCTGCTGAACATCGGTCTCAACATCTTTTTCATCTATGGCCTCGGCATGACGGTTGACGGCGTCGCCTACGGCACCGTGATTGCGCAGTACCTCGGGCTCATCTTCGCGCTGTGGCTGTTTTTCCGCTACTACGGGCGCGGCTACATTCACCTCGGTCGCAAGGCGCTGCTCGCCATTGAAGGCCTCAAGCGCTTCTTCAGCGTGAGCCGCGATATTTTCATCCGCACCATGAGCCTCATTTTCACCTACTCCTTCTTCACCATCCAAAGCGCCGCGCTGGGTGATGAATACCTGGCCATCAACACCATCCTCATGCAGCTTTGGTACATCATGGCCTACGGGGTTGATGGCTTCGCCTACGCCGCCGAGAGCATCACCGGAAAATACACGGGCCGGGGCGACCGTGCGGGATTGCTGCAGGCCGTGAAGCTGCTCATAGCCTGGGGCCTGGGTTTGGGCGTGGCCTTCAGCGGGATCTACTTCCTGCTCGATGAGCACCTCATCCGTCTCTTCACCGATAATCCCGAACTGATTGCCCTCGGCCTCACCTTCTTCGCCTGGACCATCGCCGCGCCCCTTATCAACAGTTTCTGCTTCATGCTCGACGGCATCTTCATCGGCGCGACCGTAACCGGCCCCATGCGCGACTCCATGCTGATCTCCACTTTCCTTGTGTTCATCCCCGCCTACTACCTCACGGTTGACCTGTTAGGCAACCACGCCCTCTGGCTCGCCATGACCGCCTACATGCTCGCCCGCGGCGCAACGCTGCTGTGGTTCCTCCCCCGCAAAGTGCTGGCGCAGGTCGGGTGA
- a CDS encoding helix-turn-helix domain-containing protein, which yields MHDDLERFIEKKKAESPDFARNFEEDYLNFKIGVILRQAREEMGITQQEVAEKLNTSKSVISRMENHADDIRLSTLRKYAKALGRKVKLEIQ from the coding sequence ATGCATGACGATTTAGAGCGATTTATCGAAAAGAAAAAAGCCGAAAGTCCTGACTTTGCCAGAAACTTTGAAGAAGACTACCTGAACTTTAAGATTGGTGTCATCCTGCGTCAGGCACGCGAGGAAATGGGCATTACCCAACAGGAAGTAGCCGAGAAGCTGAACACCTCAAAGTCTGTTATTTCTCGGATGGAAAACCATGCCGATGACATCCGCCTCTCAACACTAAGGAAGTATGCAAAAGCACTCGGGCGCAAGGTGAAACTCGAAATTCAATAA
- a CDS encoding class I SAM-dependent methyltransferase (catalyzes the S-adenosylmethionine-dependent transmethylation of thiopurine compounds; may be involved in selenium cycling by forming dimethylselenide and/or dimethyldiselenide) — protein sequence MEQSYWQARWRKNKIGFHGAEPDAALVAHWPALGVPEGACVAVPLCGKSVDMCWLRAQGHTVYGIEFVEQACAAFFREQFPGAEPGVRSEGGTQLFTLDGLMLQTADLLRLRAGQVPAQAQVRAVYDRAALVALPPQMRQAYAAKWAELFPGAEQALLISFEYDQQLMGGPPFAVYEPELQELFGGRFRLQELSRTDMVPVSEIIRKSGFRRC from the coding sequence ATGGAGCAAAGTTACTGGCAGGCGCGGTGGCGCAAGAATAAGATTGGGTTTCACGGGGCGGAGCCGGATGCGGCGCTCGTGGCGCATTGGCCCGCGCTGGGGGTGCCGGAAGGTGCGTGTGTGGCGGTGCCGCTTTGCGGGAAATCGGTGGATATGTGCTGGCTGCGGGCGCAGGGGCATACGGTGTACGGCATTGAGTTCGTGGAACAGGCCTGCGCAGCGTTTTTCAGGGAACAGTTTCCGGGGGCGGAACCCGGGGTTCGGAGTGAGGGCGGCACGCAGCTTTTCACCCTTGACGGGCTGATGCTTCAAACCGCTGACCTGCTCAGGCTGCGTGCCGGGCAGGTTCCGGCGCAGGCACAGGTGCGGGCAGTGTATGATCGTGCGGCGCTCGTGGCGTTGCCCCCGCAGATGCGGCAGGCGTATGCCGCGAAGTGGGCCGAACTGTTTCCCGGGGCTGAACAGGCCCTGCTCATCAGTTTTGAATACGATCAGCAACTGATGGGCGGTCCGCCTTTTGCGGTGTATGAGCCCGAGCTGCAGGAGCTGTTTGGCGGACGGTTCAGGCTGCAGGAACTGAGCCGGACAGACATGGTACCGGTTTCGGAAATTATCAGAAAATCGGGCTTCCGGAGATGCTGA
- the rsmD gene encoding 16S rRNA (guanine(966)-N(2))-methyltransferase RsmD: MRIITGKLKGRRFDAPKDMKVRPTSDRAKEGLFNVIEARRYIDGANVLDLFAGSGNLGFEAISRGAMQALMVEASPVAVKQIEKTAAQFGISDEVTAYCLPVERFLTQRPVPYDLVFADPPYDLPGIPEMVETVVHGGWLAEDGWFILEHDVRHLFHEHPNCVFTKPYGRTVVSIFMQNTETDDARESESETERD; this comes from the coding sequence ATGAGAATTATCACCGGTAAACTGAAAGGCCGCCGCTTCGATGCCCCCAAAGATATGAAGGTCAGGCCCACATCCGACCGCGCCAAGGAAGGCTTGTTCAATGTGATTGAAGCCCGCCGCTACATAGACGGTGCAAACGTGCTCGATCTTTTTGCGGGCAGCGGGAACCTGGGGTTTGAGGCTATTTCGCGCGGTGCCATGCAGGCGCTGATGGTGGAAGCGAGCCCGGTGGCCGTGAAGCAAATCGAGAAAACAGCTGCACAATTTGGCATTTCGGATGAGGTGACGGCCTACTGTCTGCCGGTTGAGCGCTTTCTCACGCAGCGCCCTGTGCCGTACGATCTCGTCTTCGCTGATCCGCCCTACGATTTGCCCGGCATACCGGAAATGGTGGAAACCGTGGTACACGGCGGCTGGCTGGCTGAAGACGGCTGGTTCATCCTGGAGCATGATGTGCGTCACCTGTTCCACGAGCACCCCAACTGTGTGTTCACCAAGCCCTACGGACGCACCGTTGTAAGCATTTTCATGCAAAACACCGAAACTGATGATGCGCGTGAATCTGAATCCGAAACTGAAAGGGACTAA
- the coaD gene encoding pantetheine-phosphate adenylyltransferase: protein MKALYPGTFDPITYGHLDILERAASLFDEVVITVAVNTRKESVFTEQERVALIEQTLEGKAWAEKVRVVAFTGLLVDHARELKVNTLIRGVRQLSDFEYEFRMALMNRRLAPEIDTVFLMPQEQLTFVSATIVREVAYWGGDLSQFVPDHVAAALRGKFPGKR from the coding sequence ATGAAAGCACTCTATCCCGGCACTTTCGACCCCATCACCTACGGTCATCTCGACATCCTTGAGCGTGCCGCTTCGCTGTTCGACGAAGTGGTCATCACTGTGGCTGTCAACACCCGCAAGGAATCTGTGTTTACCGAACAGGAGCGGGTTGCGCTCATCGAGCAAACGCTGGAAGGCAAAGCCTGGGCCGAAAAAGTGCGGGTAGTGGCTTTCACAGGCTTGCTGGTCGATCACGCCCGTGAGCTCAAAGTGAACACGCTGATCCGGGGCGTACGGCAGCTTTCCGATTTCGAGTACGAATTCCGCATGGCGCTGATGAACCGCCGCCTTGCCCCGGAAATTGACACCGTTTTCCTGATGCCGCAGGAACAGCTGACTTTCGTGAGTGCGACCATTGTCCGGGAAGTGGCCTACTGGGGCGGCGACCTGAGTCAGTTTGTGCCGGATCACGTAGCCGCTGCGCTTCGCGGGAAATTCCCCGGCAAGCGCTGA